The following coding sequences lie in one Arachis stenosperma cultivar V10309 chromosome 5, arast.V10309.gnm1.PFL2, whole genome shotgun sequence genomic window:
- the LOC130982167 gene encoding probable E3 ubiquitin-protein ligase RHB1A isoform X3, protein MGGCCCCSSKDTDSAQNTYYYYPRVSEEDVPLSSNHGAASVFAGGLLVDTNLDTTIPDTYTPPPAPAPFNVTLGPNPTLPVAREICADKTNASAAGANHEASAKLEELKESAGLKVQTDLELRKLSMMQRIQNSLQNVIIISTLHAFWNGWKEVKLVLYVIRIWFWTLSFTEDMANFVQACCRL, encoded by the exons ATGGGTGGTTGCTGTTGCTGTTCTTCCAAGGACACTGATTCTGCTCAAAATACCTACTATTAC TACCCGAGAGTATCAGAGGAGGATGTTCCGTTATCATCCAATCATGGTGCTGCGTCTGTTTTTGCTGGAGGTCTGTTAGTTGATACTAATCTAGATACTACAATTCCTGATACTTATACACCACCTCCTGCTCCTGCACCTTTCAATGTTACATTAGGTCCCAATCCAACTCTACCTGTAGCCAGAGAAATTTGTGCTGACAAAACTAATGCATCAGCTGCTGGGGCAAATCATGAGGCCTCGGCTAAGTTGGAAGAGCTGAAGGAATCAGCAGGGCTCAAAGTTCAGACAGACCTAGAACTACGAAAACTG AGTATGATGCAGAGAATCCAAAACTCACTACAAAATGTGATCATTATTTCCACCTTGCATGCATTCTGGAATGGATGGAAAGAAGTGAAACTTGTCCTGTATGTGATCAG GATATGGTTTTGGACCCTCTCATTCACTGAAGACATGGCCAACTTTGTTCAAGCATGCTGTAGATTGTAG
- the LOC130982167 gene encoding probable E3 ubiquitin-protein ligase RHB1A isoform X4 has protein sequence MGGCCCCSSKDTDSAQNTYYYYPRVSEEDVPLSSNHGAASVFAGGLLVDTNLDTTIPDTYTPPPAPAPFNVTLGPNPTLPVAREICADKTNASAAGANHEASAKLEELKESAGLKVQTDLELRKLSMMQRIQNSLQNVIIISTLHAFWNGWKEVKLVLIWFWTLSFTEDMANFVQACCRL, from the exons ATGGGTGGTTGCTGTTGCTGTTCTTCCAAGGACACTGATTCTGCTCAAAATACCTACTATTAC TACCCGAGAGTATCAGAGGAGGATGTTCCGTTATCATCCAATCATGGTGCTGCGTCTGTTTTTGCTGGAGGTCTGTTAGTTGATACTAATCTAGATACTACAATTCCTGATACTTATACACCACCTCCTGCTCCTGCACCTTTCAATGTTACATTAGGTCCCAATCCAACTCTACCTGTAGCCAGAGAAATTTGTGCTGACAAAACTAATGCATCAGCTGCTGGGGCAAATCATGAGGCCTCGGCTAAGTTGGAAGAGCTGAAGGAATCAGCAGGGCTCAAAGTTCAGACAGACCTAGAACTACGAAAACTG AGTATGATGCAGAGAATCCAAAACTCACTACAAAATGTGATCATTATTTCCACCTTGCATGCATTCTGGAATGGATGGAAAGAAGTGAAACTTGTCCT GATATGGTTTTGGACCCTCTCATTCACTGAAGACATGGCCAACTTTGTTCAAGCATGCTGTAGATTGTAG
- the LOC130982167 gene encoding probable E3 ubiquitin-protein ligase RHB1A isoform X1, with translation MGGCCCCSSKDTDSAQNTYYYYPRVSEEDVPLSSNHGAASVFAGGLLVDTNLDTTIPDTYTPPPAPAPFNVTLGPNPTLPVAREICADKTNASAAGANHEASAKLEELKESAGLKVQTDLELRKLVEPIILEEEEDVCPICLEEYDAENPKLTTKCDHYFHLACILEWMERSETCPVCDQDMVLDPLIH, from the exons ATGGGTGGTTGCTGTTGCTGTTCTTCCAAGGACACTGATTCTGCTCAAAATACCTACTATTAC TACCCGAGAGTATCAGAGGAGGATGTTCCGTTATCATCCAATCATGGTGCTGCGTCTGTTTTTGCTGGAGGTCTGTTAGTTGATACTAATCTAGATACTACAATTCCTGATACTTATACACCACCTCCTGCTCCTGCACCTTTCAATGTTACATTAGGTCCCAATCCAACTCTACCTGTAGCCAGAGAAATTTGTGCTGACAAAACTAATGCATCAGCTGCTGGGGCAAATCATGAGGCCTCGGCTAAGTTGGAAGAGCTGAAGGAATCAGCAGGGCTCAAAGTTCAGACAGACCTAGAACTACGAAAACTGGTAGAACCTATCATtttagaggaagaggaggaTGTGTGCCCAATTTGTTTAGAGG AGTATGATGCAGAGAATCCAAAACTCACTACAAAATGTGATCATTATTTCCACCTTGCATGCATTCTGGAATGGATGGAAAGAAGTGAAACTTGTCCTGTATGTGATCAG GATATGGTTTTGGACCCTCTCATTCACTGA
- the LOC130982167 gene encoding probable E3 ubiquitin-protein ligase RHB1A isoform X2, producing MGGCCCCSSKDTDSAQNTYYYYPRVSEEDVPLSSNHGAASVFAGGLLVDTNLDTTIPDTYTPPPAPAPFNVTLGPNPTLPVAREICADKTNASAAGANHEASAKLEELKESAGLKVQTDLELRKLVEPIILEEEEDVCPICLEEYDAENPKLTTKCDHYFHLACILEWMERSETCPDMVLDPLIH from the exons ATGGGTGGTTGCTGTTGCTGTTCTTCCAAGGACACTGATTCTGCTCAAAATACCTACTATTAC TACCCGAGAGTATCAGAGGAGGATGTTCCGTTATCATCCAATCATGGTGCTGCGTCTGTTTTTGCTGGAGGTCTGTTAGTTGATACTAATCTAGATACTACAATTCCTGATACTTATACACCACCTCCTGCTCCTGCACCTTTCAATGTTACATTAGGTCCCAATCCAACTCTACCTGTAGCCAGAGAAATTTGTGCTGACAAAACTAATGCATCAGCTGCTGGGGCAAATCATGAGGCCTCGGCTAAGTTGGAAGAGCTGAAGGAATCAGCAGGGCTCAAAGTTCAGACAGACCTAGAACTACGAAAACTGGTAGAACCTATCATtttagaggaagaggaggaTGTGTGCCCAATTTGTTTAGAGG AGTATGATGCAGAGAATCCAAAACTCACTACAAAATGTGATCATTATTTCCACCTTGCATGCATTCTGGAATGGATGGAAAGAAGTGAAACTTGTCCT GATATGGTTTTGGACCCTCTCATTCACTGA
- the LOC130982167 gene encoding probable E3 ubiquitin-protein ligase RHB1A isoform X5: MGGCCCCSSKDTDSAQNTYYYYPRVSEEDVPLSSNHGAASVFAGGPNPTLPVAREICADKTNASAAGANHEASAKLEELKESAGLKVQTDLELRKLVEPIILEEEEDVCPICLEEYDAENPKLTTKCDHYFHLACILEWMERSETCPVCDQDMVLDPLIH; the protein is encoded by the exons ATGGGTGGTTGCTGTTGCTGTTCTTCCAAGGACACTGATTCTGCTCAAAATACCTACTATTAC TACCCGAGAGTATCAGAGGAGGATGTTCCGTTATCATCCAATCATGGTGCTGCGTCTGTTTTTGCTGGAG GTCCCAATCCAACTCTACCTGTAGCCAGAGAAATTTGTGCTGACAAAACTAATGCATCAGCTGCTGGGGCAAATCATGAGGCCTCGGCTAAGTTGGAAGAGCTGAAGGAATCAGCAGGGCTCAAAGTTCAGACAGACCTAGAACTACGAAAACTGGTAGAACCTATCATtttagaggaagaggaggaTGTGTGCCCAATTTGTTTAGAGG AGTATGATGCAGAGAATCCAAAACTCACTACAAAATGTGATCATTATTTCCACCTTGCATGCATTCTGGAATGGATGGAAAGAAGTGAAACTTGTCCTGTATGTGATCAG GATATGGTTTTGGACCCTCTCATTCACTGA